From the Candidatus Amarolinea dominans genome, one window contains:
- a CDS encoding AAA family ATPase, with protein MITGIKITGFKSFYNFEMTFTSLTVVAGANASGKSNLFDALRLLSRLAETDLKTAFSEQRGDPDELFTQFGEGRYATEMDFTVDMLVNRRIRDNWGGETELNHTRLRYRLIIVRRPGDLGIDDLAVKLEHLEKIKAEDDYWIHDILPKEAKPLWQTKKAGGSTVPFIQTVEQNGVTTIKTRQDGRQGGKATPAKAVTQTVLGGINSVDFPHAFAVKEEMRSWKFLQLNPEDLREPTSQDVGLRDTMTSGGKNLAAALYRIKQTDEYSLKEISRKLNSFLPNFTEVNVYDDRVNRQFIIKVQGEDGKEFSTRVLSEGTLRLLALCVLEYDDKYTGLLCFEEPENGIHPFGMKAMARLLRDLSVDFTNTGMPLRQVIVNTHSPVLLIELIQWQADRDVSVWLSSLNSLITDTDGQRTKTKITRMRFVSKENSEYRQMAFLPVSEVERKLTVAEAIRYLQTADPENAIKAIQ; from the coding sequence ATGATAACCGGCATCAAAATAACTGGATTCAAATCATTCTACAATTTTGAGATGACTTTCACGTCGCTCACTGTAGTGGCAGGGGCAAATGCCTCAGGCAAGAGCAACTTATTTGATGCATTGCGCCTACTTTCTCGTTTGGCCGAAACGGACTTAAAGACAGCATTCAGTGAGCAACGCGGTGATCCTGACGAGCTTTTTACCCAATTCGGGGAAGGTCGGTATGCCACTGAAATGGATTTTACCGTGGACATGTTGGTGAACCGGAGAATCAGAGATAACTGGGGCGGTGAAACCGAGTTGAACCATACCCGTTTACGCTACAGGCTTATCATTGTGCGAAGACCCGGTGATTTGGGGATTGATGATTTAGCTGTCAAGCTTGAACATTTAGAGAAGATAAAAGCGGAAGATGACTATTGGATTCATGATATTTTACCCAAAGAAGCAAAGCCACTTTGGCAAACCAAGAAGGCCGGTGGTTCAACAGTTCCCTTCATTCAGACAGTAGAGCAAAACGGAGTCACAACAATCAAAACCCGACAGGATGGCCGGCAGGGCGGCAAAGCCACGCCGGCCAAGGCCGTCACCCAAACGGTTCTTGGAGGCATTAATTCAGTAGATTTCCCTCATGCCTTTGCCGTCAAAGAAGAGATGCGTAGTTGGAAGTTCCTGCAACTCAATCCGGAAGATCTGCGGGAACCTACCAGCCAGGATGTAGGCTTGCGCGATACGATGACATCGGGCGGGAAGAATCTGGCCGCGGCTCTGTACCGTATCAAACAGACTGATGAATATAGCCTTAAGGAGATTTCGCGCAAACTCAACAGCTTTTTGCCTAACTTTACGGAGGTGAACGTTTATGATGATAGAGTGAATCGTCAATTCATCATCAAAGTTCAAGGGGAAGATGGAAAGGAGTTCTCTACACGGGTTCTTTCTGAGGGTACATTGCGCCTTCTGGCGCTATGCGTCCTGGAGTATGACGACAAATATACCGGTTTGCTTTGTTTCGAGGAACCTGAAAACGGTATACATCCATTCGGTATGAAGGCCATGGCTCGACTGTTGAGAGATTTGAGTGTGGATTTTACGAATACCGGCATGCCCCTACGCCAAGTGATTGTCAATACGCACTCACCGGTATTGTTAATTGAACTAATTCAATGGCAGGCCGATCGTGACGTTAGCGTGTGGCTGTCAAGTCTCAACTCACTCATCACTGATACCGACGGTCAGAGAACAAAAACGAAAATCACAAGAATGAGATTCGTTTCTAAGGAAAATAGCGAGTATCGCCAGATGGCTTTCTTGCCTGTTTCTGAGGTAGAGCGCAAACTTACTGTGGCTGAGGCCATCAGATATTTACAGACCGCCGATCCCGAAAATGCAATCAAGGCGATTCAATGA
- a CDS encoding DUF4276 family protein, with the protein MSKQIILGFTTEGTTDFQFLESVIQRSFEDVAFECSGELEILPAQYIDKQSGAFTEVVINYAQQAGKRGFMVLCVHTDADAPHDTGAFDNKIRPAFMAVNHMHGNHVCKNLVAIVPVQMTEAWMLSDKDLLKAEIGTSKSDVELGIHRPPEVYANPKQAIEAAIKIARQDLTRRHRRELTIVELYRPIGQKLVLTRLENLPSYRKFKEAIRDAFRKLNYLQ; encoded by the coding sequence ATGAGCAAGCAGATCATTCTTGGATTTACGACCGAAGGTACGACAGACTTTCAGTTTCTGGAGAGTGTTATTCAACGTTCTTTTGAAGATGTAGCATTTGAGTGTAGCGGAGAGTTGGAGATTTTGCCTGCTCAGTACATTGATAAACAAAGTGGCGCCTTCACCGAAGTCGTCATAAACTATGCTCAACAGGCCGGCAAACGGGGATTCATGGTGCTTTGTGTTCATACTGATGCAGATGCCCCACATGATACAGGTGCGTTTGACAACAAAATCCGTCCTGCATTCATGGCTGTGAACCATATGCATGGGAACCACGTATGTAAGAATCTGGTAGCGATTGTGCCTGTGCAAATGACCGAGGCATGGATGTTATCTGATAAAGATCTATTGAAAGCAGAAATTGGCACAAGCAAGAGCGACGTAGAGTTGGGTATTCACAGACCTCCGGAGGTTTACGCCAACCCCAAACAGGCTATAGAAGCTGCCATCAAGATAGCCCGACAAGATCTAACCAGACGCCATCGTCGCGAATTAACCATTGTGGAGTTGTATCGGCCCATAGGACAAAAACTTGTCTTGACCAGATTGGAGAATTTGCCCTCTTACCGAAAATTCAAGGAAGCGATCAGGGATGCTTTTAGAAAACTGAACTACTTGCAATAG
- the thyX gene encoding FAD-dependent thymidylate synthase: protein MRVLLLGSLAPASLSAEELQQHGAATFLLDGISRAASHQLVRHRLASFSQESQRYVDLSKIAQPGIELTVTPPAIAQNPETRVRFEQAMHDLERAYGELRALGIRKEDSRFLLPNASVTRIVVTMDFSAWRHFCWLRCDKAAQWEIRQVAEEILRTLHRLAPAVFQDLVDYFLPGENMPATNG, encoded by the coding sequence ATGAGAGTGCTGTTGCTCGGCAGCCTGGCGCCTGCTTCCCTCTCGGCCGAGGAGCTACAGCAGCACGGCGCGGCCACCTTCTTGCTCGATGGCATCTCGCGCGCGGCCAGTCACCAGTTGGTGCGTCATCGGCTCGCCTCTTTCAGCCAGGAAAGCCAGCGCTACGTAGACCTGAGCAAAATTGCGCAGCCGGGCATCGAACTGACCGTGACCCCGCCCGCCATTGCGCAGAATCCAGAGACACGCGTCCGCTTCGAACAGGCCATGCACGACCTGGAACGCGCCTACGGCGAATTGCGCGCCCTCGGCATTCGCAAGGAAGATAGCCGCTTCCTGCTGCCCAACGCGTCCGTCACACGCATCGTCGTCACGATGGATTTTAGCGCCTGGCGTCACTTCTGCTGGCTGCGCTGCGACAAAGCCGCACAGTGGGAAATTCGGCAGGTGGCCGAGGAAATCCTGCGCACCCTCCACCGGCTGGCGCCGGCCGTGTTTCAGGACCTGGTGGACTACTTCTTGCCGGGGGAGAACATGCCCGCCACCAATGGATAA
- a CDS encoding FAD-dependent thymidylate synthase codes for MRVTLLAATQVNPDLLTQDLAASDVRYLVAQGTQAFGPALIEYAGRVCYRSTDKMGTAPGFISARVREGHEDIIEHLQMVFEAWEVPDAEILHAYQVAHGLRFTRRPQSVILSMNARTLRDIIRHSDSELARQLLILAAQTWPMLYADLAGEKA; via the coding sequence ATGCGCGTGACATTACTGGCGGCGACCCAGGTGAACCCCGATTTGTTGACACAGGATTTGGCTGCGAGCGATGTGCGTTACCTGGTGGCGCAAGGGACGCAGGCTTTTGGGCCGGCCCTGATCGAATATGCGGGCCGCGTCTGCTATCGTTCCACCGACAAGATGGGCACGGCGCCGGGCTTCATCAGCGCCCGCGTCCGTGAAGGGCACGAGGACATCATCGAACATCTGCAGATGGTTTTCGAGGCCTGGGAGGTGCCGGATGCGGAGATTCTGCATGCCTACCAAGTGGCTCACGGTCTGCGTTTCACGCGGCGTCCGCAGTCGGTCATCCTCAGCATGAACGCACGCACGCTGCGCGACATCATCAGGCACTCTGATTCCGAGCTGGCCCGCCAGCTCTTGATCCTGGCCGCGCAGACGTGGCCCATGTTGTACGCCGACCTGGCAGGAGAGAAAGCATGA
- a CDS encoding glycerophosphodiester phosphodiesterase: MKRIIGRIALTLLVVVVFFAIYRLLTIKPRPYKAYLQTSRPLVMAHQGGADLAPSNTMVAFRNAAQMGVDVLELDVHTSKDGVVVIIHDATVDRTTNGYGHVHDFTLPELQALDAGYQFSNDNGQTYPFRGQGVVIPTLQEVLAAFPALRINIEIKQADPPMEQAVADLIQQTGAQERVLVVASNNDVIERFRALRSAVATGASESEVRGFFYAQTVRVSAFYRPTADALQVPEYFGNIQVLSPHFVQAAHAREVAVHAWTINDAETMRRLIDMGVDGIITDRPDLALEVLGRKAP, encoded by the coding sequence ATGAAGCGTATCATCGGCCGCATCGCCTTGACGTTGCTCGTGGTAGTGGTTTTCTTCGCCATCTATCGCCTGCTCACAATCAAGCCGCGGCCCTACAAAGCCTATTTGCAGACCTCGCGGCCCCTGGTGATGGCCCATCAAGGTGGCGCCGACCTGGCGCCCAGCAATACGATGGTCGCGTTTCGCAACGCCGCGCAGATGGGCGTTGACGTGCTGGAGTTGGACGTACACACCAGCAAAGATGGCGTGGTGGTCATCATTCACGATGCAACCGTAGACCGCACCACCAACGGCTACGGGCATGTGCATGACTTCACCCTGCCTGAGCTGCAAGCCCTGGACGCCGGTTATCAGTTCAGCAACGACAACGGCCAAACCTACCCCTTCCGCGGTCAGGGTGTTGTCATCCCCACGCTGCAGGAGGTACTGGCGGCCTTTCCCGCGCTGCGCATCAACATCGAAATCAAACAGGCTGATCCGCCCATGGAGCAGGCTGTGGCAGACCTCATTCAGCAGACCGGCGCGCAGGAGCGAGTGCTGGTGGTGGCCAGCAACAACGACGTGATCGAACGCTTCCGGGCGCTGCGGTCGGCCGTGGCGACAGGCGCCTCCGAGAGCGAAGTGCGCGGCTTTTTCTACGCGCAAACCGTGCGCGTCTCGGCCTTCTATCGCCCCACGGCCGACGCTTTGCAGGTGCCAGAGTATTTTGGTAACATCCAGGTGCTTTCGCCGCACTTCGTGCAGGCCGCGCACGCGCGGGAGGTGGCTGTTCATGCCTGGACCATCAACGATGCCGAGACCATGCGCCGCCTGATTGACATGGGTGTGGATGGCATTATCACCGACCGGCCCGACCTGGCGCTGGAGGTGTTGGGACGCAAGGCCCCCTAG
- a CDS encoding queuosine precursor transporter translates to MTFARTYRFLDLVMVLFVTVLLTSNIASSAKIVDWGVSLPAWLGGLPLAFDAGTLLFPISYIFGDVLTEVYGYQRSRRVIWVGFGAAALLSATLWLVSRMPGEALWQQSVGQGAYDAILGGVSSGGIIVASLLAYFAGEFSNSYTLARLKVLTHGRWLWLRTIGSTLIGEGVDSLLFVAIACLAGVFPWAIALTLVVTNYLFKVGIEVLFTPLTYQIVSLLKRLENEDYYDINTNFNPFHLEAQAG, encoded by the coding sequence ATGACTTTTGCACGGACGTATCGTTTCTTGGACCTGGTCATGGTGCTCTTTGTCACCGTTTTGCTGACCAGCAACATCGCTTCTTCAGCCAAAATCGTAGATTGGGGCGTTTCCCTGCCGGCGTGGCTGGGCGGGTTGCCGTTGGCCTTCGATGCCGGCACGCTGCTCTTCCCCATTTCCTATATCTTCGGCGACGTGCTCACCGAAGTCTATGGCTACCAGCGCTCCCGGCGTGTGATCTGGGTGGGCTTCGGCGCCGCGGCGTTGCTGAGTGCCACCCTGTGGCTGGTGAGCCGTATGCCCGGCGAAGCACTTTGGCAGCAGAGCGTGGGTCAGGGCGCGTACGATGCCATCCTCGGCGGCGTGAGCAGCGGAGGGATCATTGTGGCCAGCCTGCTCGCTTATTTTGCCGGCGAATTCTCTAACTCTTACACCCTGGCGCGCCTCAAGGTGCTGACTCACGGGCGCTGGCTGTGGCTACGCACGATTGGCTCCACGTTGATCGGCGAAGGCGTTGACTCGCTGCTCTTCGTGGCCATCGCCTGCCTGGCCGGAGTCTTTCCCTGGGCCATCGCACTGACCCTGGTGGTCACTAACTATCTTTTCAAGGTGGGCATCGAGGTGCTCTTCACGCCGTTGACCTACCAAATCGTCAGCCTGCTCAAGCGCCTGGAAAACGAGGACTATTACGACATCAACACCAATTTCAACCCATTTCATCTCGAAGCACAGGCTGGATGA
- a CDS encoding phosphopantetheine adenylyltransferase, translated as MRVVLGGTFSPLHDGHRALLRYATSQATELVIGVTVNSMVQGKQHPIAPFAERVEGVLDFVRTLTPDLPVTIAPLHDTYGHTVSEDYDLLVVSPETLVGAQRINIKRREAGKPPLRIAEIAWVLAEDGHPISSTRIWAGEIDEYGHLVS; from the coding sequence ATGCGAGTGGTACTCGGCGGGACTTTCTCTCCGCTGCATGACGGCCACCGGGCACTGCTGCGCTACGCAACCAGTCAGGCCACCGAATTAGTCATTGGCGTCACGGTCAACAGCATGGTGCAGGGCAAACAGCACCCCATTGCTCCTTTCGCCGAGCGGGTCGAGGGTGTTTTGGACTTTGTGCGTACCCTGACTCCCGATCTCCCGGTGACGATTGCCCCCCTGCATGACACGTACGGGCACACCGTGAGTGAGGATTATGACCTGCTTGTCGTCTCGCCAGAGACACTGGTCGGCGCTCAACGCATCAACATCAAACGCCGCGAGGCAGGCAAGCCCCCGCTGCGCATCGCTGAGATTGCCTGGGTGTTGGCCGAAGACGGCCATCCCATCAGCAGCACACGCATCTGGGCGGGGGAAATTGATGAATATGGACACCTGGTCAGCTAG
- a CDS encoding cellulase family glycosylhydrolase, whose product MLELRNLSQFCALLLILTAAANVSPRLQTSETARQAPTMTASAAGADVPTGETRIAGRQALPIWPAGPLSPAFFGMHIQRPDIAWPKVNGGLGAVRIWDAGAQWADIAPAKGVFNWDALDAHVSRARANGADVIMNLGRTPRWASARPAEPSAYGPGQAAEPALDQYWQDWVRAVATRYQGKIRYWEVWNEPNDTAFFSGSAEKLVDLARQAYFILKTSDPDNQVLSPSPYNVNYLDYYLSLGGGDYADVIGYHFYLAEAPEALATWYIPSVRAVLTQRGQADKPLWNSEGGYLRPAGARPQDAER is encoded by the coding sequence TTGCTCGAACTCAGAAATTTGTCCCAATTCTGCGCTCTGCTCCTCATTCTTACGGCTGCAGCCAACGTCTCTCCTCGCCTGCAGACTTCCGAAACTGCCCGGCAAGCGCCAACGATGACCGCCAGCGCTGCGGGCGCTGACGTGCCGACCGGGGAAACAAGGATCGCCGGCCGCCAGGCGCTGCCGATTTGGCCGGCGGGGCCGCTATCGCCCGCCTTTTTTGGTATGCACATTCAGCGGCCGGACATTGCCTGGCCGAAAGTGAACGGCGGCCTGGGCGCGGTGCGCATCTGGGACGCCGGCGCACAGTGGGCTGACATCGCCCCGGCCAAGGGGGTTTTCAACTGGGATGCGCTGGATGCCCATGTCAGCCGGGCGCGAGCCAACGGCGCCGATGTCATCATGAACCTGGGGCGCACGCCGCGTTGGGCCAGCGCCCGGCCAGCTGAGCCGAGCGCGTATGGCCCCGGCCAGGCCGCGGAGCCGGCGCTCGATCAGTACTGGCAGGATTGGGTACGCGCGGTTGCGACCCGTTACCAGGGCAAAATTCGCTATTGGGAGGTTTGGAATGAGCCAAACGACACGGCGTTCTTTTCGGGCAGCGCCGAGAAACTGGTTGACCTGGCGCGCCAGGCCTACTTCATCCTGAAGACGAGCGATCCAGACAACCAGGTGCTCAGCCCCAGCCCCTACAATGTCAACTATCTCGATTACTACCTGTCGCTGGGCGGCGGTGACTATGCCGACGTGATCGGTTACCATTTCTACCTGGCCGAAGCGCCGGAGGCGCTGGCGACCTGGTATATTCCGAGCGTCCGGGCCGTCCTGACGCAGCGTGGTCAGGCGGACAAGCCGCTGTGGAACAGCGAGGGCGGTTATCTGCGGCCCGCAGGTGCCCGGCCCCAAGACGCTGAGCGATGA
- a CDS encoding YqhA family protein translates to MLAKLLQSVRYVNLVGVVALLLAAMAALGWASLKSLTTIMLIINSGAQDAKIPIALIEVVDSFLITTALFVFAFSLYELFIGGLKVPGWMLAHNLQELKAKLSGVIVLVIVVKFVERLVKWENPSDTLFFGLAVAVVSAVLIALTNVGASGKD, encoded by the coding sequence ATGCTGGCCAAACTACTGCAAAGCGTGCGCTACGTAAACCTGGTGGGAGTGGTCGCCCTGCTGCTGGCGGCGATGGCGGCCCTGGGCTGGGCGTCACTCAAATCGTTGACCACCATCATGCTCATCATCAACAGCGGCGCCCAGGACGCCAAGATTCCCATCGCCCTCATCGAGGTGGTGGACAGTTTCTTGATCACCACGGCGCTCTTCGTCTTTGCCTTCAGCCTGTATGAACTGTTCATCGGCGGGCTGAAGGTGCCGGGCTGGATGCTGGCGCATAACCTGCAAGAGCTGAAAGCGAAGCTGAGCGGCGTCATCGTGCTGGTCATCGTGGTCAAATTCGTCGAACGCCTGGTCAAGTGGGAAAATCCCAGCGACACCCTCTTCTTTGGTCTCGCGGTTGCCGTCGTGTCGGCCGTCCTGATTGCCTTGACGAACGTGGGCGCCAGCGGCAAGGATTAG
- a CDS encoding Dam family site-specific DNA-(adenine-N6)-methyltransferase — translation MQKQFSLFDNIPVAPVPPFTRQLLKWVGNKQRFAHEIASYFPAELGTYFEPFLGSGAVLGTLAPRRAVASDVFRPLMEIWRTLHNDPALLKHWYAERWQQMANGNKVEKYERIKAAYNANPNGADLLFLCRSCYGGVVRFRQADGYMSTSCGIHTPIPPAKFAQRVNEWQRRTAATRFLVMDYCEAMDLAQAGDMVYCDPPYTHSQSILYGAQSFDLLRLFKAIHRCKQRGAYVALSIDGTKRSGDTICDIPLPDGLFEREVFVNCGPSMLRRFQMNGQTLEGEMVADRLLLTY, via the coding sequence ATGCAAAAGCAATTTAGTTTGTTCGATAACATCCCCGTTGCCCCGGTTCCGCCGTTCACGAGGCAGTTGCTCAAATGGGTCGGAAACAAGCAGCGCTTTGCGCACGAGATTGCTTCGTATTTCCCGGCTGAACTCGGAACCTATTTCGAACCGTTCCTCGGCAGCGGCGCTGTCTTGGGAACGCTTGCTCCGCGCCGAGCGGTGGCATCCGATGTTTTTCGCCCATTGATGGAAATCTGGCGGACCTTGCACAACGATCCGGCCTTATTGAAACATTGGTACGCTGAACGTTGGCAACAGATGGCAAACGGCAACAAGGTTGAAAAATACGAACGAATCAAAGCCGCGTATAATGCCAACCCCAACGGTGCGGATTTGTTGTTTCTGTGCCGATCATGCTATGGGGGCGTCGTGCGTTTTCGTCAAGCTGATGGGTATATGTCTACGTCATGTGGGATTCACACCCCCATTCCTCCAGCTAAGTTTGCACAAAGGGTGAATGAATGGCAGCGCCGCACTGCCGCGACCCGATTCCTGGTCATGGATTATTGTGAAGCGATGGATTTGGCACAGGCAGGCGATATGGTTTACTGCGACCCGCCCTACACGCACAGCCAGTCCATTCTATACGGCGCGCAATCATTTGACCTGCTTCGTCTGTTCAAGGCGATTCATCGTTGCAAGCAAAGAGGCGCCTATGTGGCACTCAGTATTGATGGGACCAAGCGTTCTGGCGATACGATTTGCGACATTCCCCTGCCAGATGGTCTGTTCGAGCGCGAGGTGTTCGTCAATTGCGGGCCTTCGATGCTCAGGCGATTTCAGATGAACGGGCAAACGCTGGAAGGGGAGATGGTGGCGGATCGGCTGCTGCTGACATACTGA
- a CDS encoding M28 family peptidase: protein MKCSTSSTRRLSAALAVIFLAALWLPQAPAQAANRRLDGVLGPQLFRIGTPPARQAELAAAGLVLHTRLADGAFLASGPAAAAAALQTAGLAFELLATDTGGQVYYLVDAQAPDAAVLAGQFGHILYQDAFDLLVAVPSTAEQAFVETLPAQGVAIVLVSSSPFFAETGAGLPSPPASTDPVIVALLNQLTTAALSDRIADLSGVRPVVIGGSSVTLTTRYTLASRIRDAEAYLLQAYQQMGLPASYASWTYGSYSGRNVIADIRGVTHPERLWLVGGHFDSISEIPYTTAPGADDNGSGTASTLVLANLLRGQQFSDTIRFVHFSGEEQGHWGSQVYAAALRNAGSQVMGYIDLDMIGYDGNDDRVIELHSGAGSSSIGLANAFISANSRYGQGLTVELKTSSASRFSDHASFWDKGYAATLAIENFFDDSRPRDRNPWYHNSGDTLSRVDLDYVLRYARTTLASLAELAGIVSGPTPTPTATRTSTPTATNTPTRTSTPTATNTPTRTSTPTPTATRTSTPTATPIPGGCTNLLVNGDFEGSSGWAFGSTARPAAYVTSPIYSGARALRLGIAPGTANATAHSSAYQTVVIPAWPTGVFLHFWQRPGGGEAADYREVLLLNTSYGLVATIERSSAVGNDQWQEKTFDLTAYRNRTLVLYFNVYNNGGGNLTRNYLDDAALLACVPTPTPTLTPTATATPTATPTPTPSPTPTDIPTPTDIPTPTDIPTPTETPTPMPTETPVDTPTPTGHPRRGHHERPRRTMARPRRQIRRRRTTAHQRPHPRRVTPHRRPQSRPRRARLHPRQRQPTHPRRARPRQRPQKPRPHCPRVNSCR from the coding sequence ATGAAATGCTCAACATCTTCGACGCGGAGACTGTCAGCCGCCCTGGCCGTGATCTTCCTGGCCGCGCTCTGGCTGCCGCAAGCGCCGGCGCAGGCCGCCAACCGCCGCCTGGATGGCGTACTCGGCCCGCAGTTGTTCCGCATCGGGACCCCGCCAGCGCGCCAGGCCGAACTGGCCGCAGCCGGGCTGGTGCTGCACACCCGGCTGGCTGACGGCGCCTTTCTCGCCAGCGGCCCCGCCGCGGCCGCGGCCGCGTTGCAGACCGCGGGCCTGGCCTTCGAACTCCTGGCGACCGACACCGGCGGTCAGGTCTACTACCTGGTGGATGCGCAGGCGCCAGACGCCGCGGTCCTGGCCGGCCAGTTCGGCCATATCCTCTATCAGGATGCGTTCGATCTGCTGGTGGCCGTGCCGTCTACCGCCGAACAGGCCTTCGTCGAAACGCTGCCGGCGCAGGGGGTGGCGATCGTCCTCGTCTCCAGCAGCCCGTTCTTCGCAGAGACCGGCGCCGGTCTGCCCTCGCCGCCTGCCAGCACCGACCCGGTCATCGTCGCGCTGTTGAACCAACTCACGACCGCGGCCCTGTCGGACCGCATCGCCGACCTGAGCGGCGTGCGTCCTGTCGTCATCGGCGGCAGCAGCGTGACGTTGACCACGCGCTACACCTTGGCCAGCCGTATCCGCGACGCGGAAGCCTATCTCCTGCAGGCCTACCAGCAGATGGGGCTGCCGGCCAGCTATGCCAGTTGGACGTACGGCTCCTACAGTGGGCGCAATGTCATTGCCGACATCCGCGGCGTGACTCATCCTGAGCGCCTGTGGCTGGTGGGCGGGCATTTCGACAGCATCTCCGAGATTCCCTACACCACCGCGCCGGGCGCGGACGACAACGGTTCGGGCACGGCATCCACGCTCGTATTGGCCAACCTCCTGCGCGGCCAGCAGTTCAGCGACACGATTCGCTTCGTCCATTTTTCGGGCGAGGAACAGGGGCATTGGGGCAGTCAGGTCTACGCCGCGGCGCTGCGCAATGCCGGCAGCCAGGTGATGGGCTACATTGATCTCGACATGATCGGCTACGATGGCAACGATGACCGCGTGATCGAGCTGCACAGCGGCGCCGGCAGCAGTTCGATCGGCCTGGCGAACGCGTTCATCTCGGCCAACAGCCGCTACGGCCAGGGCCTGACGGTGGAGCTGAAAACGAGCAGCGCCAGCCGTTTCTCGGACCATGCCTCGTTCTGGGACAAGGGCTACGCTGCGACCCTGGCGATCGAGAACTTTTTCGACGACAGCCGCCCGCGGGACCGCAACCCGTGGTATCACAACAGCGGCGATACGCTGAGCCGGGTTGATCTGGATTACGTGCTGCGCTACGCACGCACGACGCTGGCCTCACTGGCCGAATTGGCCGGCATCGTCAGCGGCCCTACGCCCACACCGACGGCCACGCGCACCAGCACACCGACCGCTACGAATACGCCCACGCGCACCAGCACGCCGACCGCTACGAACACGCCCACGCGCACCAGTACGCCGACGCCGACCGCCACGCGCACCAGCACGCCGACCGCCACGCCCATCCCCGGCGGCTGCACGAATCTGCTGGTCAACGGCGATTTCGAGGGCAGCAGCGGCTGGGCGTTCGGCTCGACTGCGCGGCCGGCCGCCTATGTGACATCGCCGATCTACAGCGGCGCGCGCGCCCTGCGCCTGGGCATTGCGCCCGGCACGGCCAACGCCACCGCGCACTCCTCCGCCTATCAAACCGTGGTCATTCCAGCCTGGCCTACGGGCGTTTTCCTGCACTTTTGGCAGCGGCCCGGCGGCGGTGAAGCAGCCGATTACCGCGAAGTGCTGCTGCTCAACACCAGCTACGGCCTGGTAGCCACCATCGAACGCAGTTCGGCCGTGGGCAACGATCAATGGCAGGAGAAGACCTTCGACCTGACCGCGTATCGCAACCGCACGTTGGTGCTCTATTTCAACGTCTACAACAACGGCGGCGGCAATCTGACCCGGAACTACCTGGATGATGCGGCGCTGTTGGCCTGCGTGCCTACGCCAACGCCGACCCTGACGCCCACGGCCACAGCCACGCCGACCGCAACGCCCACGCCTACCCCGTCGCCCACGCCGACCGATATTCCGACGCCGACCGATATTCCGACGCCGACCGATATTCCGACGCCGACCGAGACGCCAACGCCCATGCCAACCGAAACGCCGGTGGACACGCCCACGCCGACCGGACACCCACGCCGGGGCCACCACGAACGCCCACGCCGGACGATGGCACGCCCACGCCGACAGATACGCCGACGCCGGACGACGGCACACCAACGCCCACACCCACGCCGGGTGACGCCTCACCGACGCCCACAGTCACGCCCACGCCGGGCGAGGCTACACCCACGCCAACGCCAACCGACACACCCACGCCGGGCGAGGCCACGCCAACGCCCACAGAAACCCCGCCCACACTGCCCCCGCGTCAATTCCTGCCGCTGA
- a CDS encoding PaaI family thioesterase, translated as MKEPILRRAFQDFYPDHTSYCYGCGRLNETGLQIKSYWDGDETVCTFQPRPEHTAVPGYVYGGLLASLVDCHATGTAAAAAYRAAGRDMDTEPPFRYVTGSLHVDYLRPTPLAGPLTLRAQVKEIKGRKTIVSVQLYAAGQLCVRGEVVAVQMPDDMANTK; from the coding sequence ATGAAGGAACCGATTTTGAGACGAGCTTTTCAAGATTTTTACCCCGATCACACCAGTTACTGTTACGGCTGCGGCCGGCTGAATGAAACCGGCTTGCAGATCAAGAGCTACTGGGATGGCGATGAGACGGTCTGCACGTTTCAGCCGCGACCGGAGCACACGGCCGTGCCCGGATACGTCTATGGCGGTCTGTTGGCCTCGTTGGTGGACTGCCACGCTACCGGCACCGCGGCCGCCGCGGCCTACCGCGCGGCCGGGCGCGACATGGATACCGAGCCGCCCTTCCGCTATGTCACCGGCTCGCTGCACGTGGATTACCTGCGCCCCACGCCCCTGGCCGGCCCGTTGACCCTGCGCGCCCAGGTCAAAGAGATCAAAGGCCGCAAGACCATCGTCAGCGTTCAACTCTACGCAGCCGGCCAACTGTGCGTACGCGGCGAAGTCGTCGCCGTGCAGATGCCGGATGACATGGCGAACACAAAATAG